The proteins below are encoded in one region of Bacteroidota bacterium:
- a CDS encoding arsenite methyltransferase has translation MNTDQELKEIVKQKYSEIASQNKEENQTSCCGSGICTDEVYNIMTDDYSELKGYNADADLGLGCGLPTQFAKINKGDTVVDLGSGAGNDCFVARAQAGETGKVIGIDFTPAMIEKARANADKLDYNNVEFRQGDIEKMPLTSNVADVVVSNCVLNLVPNKKNVFGEIHRVLKPGGHFSISDVVLMGELPSQLQKSAEMYAGCVSGAIQKNDYLQLIKEAGFVNILLQKEKPIIVPDDILKNYLCVDQIEKYHGGEFGIYSITVYAEKPNDKTCCGPDCCN, from the coding sequence ATGAATACAGACCAGGAATTAAAAGAAATTGTAAAACAAAAGTACAGCGAAATTGCTTCACAGAATAAAGAAGAAAATCAAACTTCGTGCTGTGGCTCGGGTATTTGTACTGACGAAGTGTATAACATTATGACCGATGATTACAGTGAACTTAAAGGTTATAATGCAGATGCTGACCTTGGCCTTGGATGCGGGCTGCCTACTCAATTTGCAAAAATTAATAAGGGTGATACAGTGGTAGATCTGGGCAGCGGTGCCGGTAACGATTGCTTTGTTGCGCGTGCTCAAGCCGGAGAAACCGGTAAAGTAATAGGTATTGATTTTACACCGGCTATGATTGAAAAGGCTCGGGCTAATGCTGACAAATTAGACTATAACAATGTCGAGTTCAGGCAAGGCGATATTGAAAAAATGCCCCTTACTTCGAACGTGGCTGATGTGGTAGTAAGCAACTGTGTGCTCAATCTGGTACCTAATAAAAAGAATGTTTTCGGTGAAATACACCGTGTTCTTAAACCCGGGGGCCACTTTAGTATTTCAGATGTAGTGCTAATGGGTGAGTTGCCGAGTCAATTGCAAAAGAGTGCCGAAATGTATGCAGGATGCGTATCGGGTGCCATCCAAAAAAATGATTACCTACAACTGATAAAAGAAGCCGGCTTTGTTAACATACTATTGCAAAAGGAAAAGCCAATAATCGTACCTGATGATATTCTTAAAAACTATCTTTGCGTTGACCAAATTGAAAAATACCATGGAGGTGAGTTCGGTATTTATAGCATCACCGTTTATGCTGAAAAACCAAACGACAAAACCTGCTGCGGACCTGACTGCTGCAATTAG
- a CDS encoding metallophosphoesterase family protein, whose product MTIALFSDIHANLPALDAMFDDMQKHQIDSMYCLGDLVGYNCWPNEVIELIRSKNIATIAGNYDYGIGRTSDDCGCAYKTEEEKANGKISIAYTNKAVSRSSRQYLRCLPMQIQIELHLATKINLLLVHGSPRKINEYLFEDRDEKSMLRIMQHAQADIMCFGHTHKPYHKVLIDESGKKFYHAINTGSVGKPKDGNPKGCYVLISFNENSGTQDASSVDVKFERFNYDTERAAAAIENSELPNTYAISLRTGF is encoded by the coding sequence ATGACCATTGCTCTGTTTTCTGATATACACGCCAACTTACCGGCACTAGATGCTATGTTTGACGATATGCAAAAACATCAGATTGATAGTATGTATTGCCTGGGCGATCTGGTTGGTTACAATTGTTGGCCCAATGAAGTTATTGAATTAATCCGCAGTAAAAATATTGCAACCATTGCCGGCAATTATGATTATGGCATTGGTCGTACGAGTGACGATTGCGGTTGCGCCTATAAAACAGAAGAAGAAAAAGCCAATGGAAAAATTTCCATTGCTTATACGAACAAAGCAGTATCCCGTTCCTCAAGGCAGTATTTACGATGTTTGCCCATGCAAATACAAATTGAGTTACACCTTGCTACTAAAATCAATTTGCTATTGGTACATGGAAGTCCGCGAAAAATAAATGAATATTTATTTGAAGATCGCGATGAAAAAAGCATGTTGCGCATTATGCAACATGCACAGGCCGATATCATGTGCTTTGGGCATACCCATAAACCGTATCACAAAGTACTGATTGACGAATCAGGAAAAAAGTTTTATCATGCAATAAACACCGGCTCGGTTGGGAAGCCAAAGGATGGTAACCCTAAGGGCTGTTATGTATTGATTTCCTTTAATGAAAACTCAGGTACCCAAGATGCAAGCAGTGTTGATGTAAAATTTGAACGCTTCAACTATGATACAGAACGAGCCGCTGCGGCCATTGAAAACTCAGAATTACCAAACACCTATGCCATCTCACTAAGAACAGGTTTTTAA
- a CDS encoding aquaporin, whose translation MIKKLVAEALGTFGIVFCGTGAIIINQHTNGAIGHAGIAITFGFIVTVMIYVFGNISGAHLNPAVSIALSAIKLFPVNHLAGYVTAQCIGALCASALLKFLFPLNELLGSTTPAGSLMQSLVFEFILTFILMLSILFVAKGEFSKIAGIVIGMVILLEAMFAGPVSGASMNPARSLAPALLSMHMSTLWIYLLAPITGAIGAAFLWRWLTANRN comes from the coding sequence ATGATAAAAAAATTAGTAGCCGAAGCGCTAGGCACCTTTGGGATTGTTTTTTGCGGAACAGGAGCTATCATTATTAATCAGCATACGAATGGAGCCATTGGTCATGCAGGTATTGCCATCACCTTTGGTTTCATTGTTACGGTTATGATATACGTTTTTGGAAACATATCAGGGGCACATTTAAATCCGGCAGTTAGCATTGCACTGTCGGCCATAAAACTTTTTCCAGTAAACCACCTTGCAGGATATGTAACTGCTCAATGCATAGGTGCATTATGTGCGAGTGCACTGTTAAAATTTTTGTTTCCGCTAAATGAACTATTGGGCAGCACCACGCCTGCAGGTAGCTTGATGCAGTCTTTGGTTTTCGAATTTATACTTACATTTATATTAATGTTGAGTATACTATTTGTTGCCAAGGGCGAGTTTTCGAAAATAGCAGGCATCGTTATAGGAATGGTAATATTACTTGAGGCCATGTTTGCAGGGCCTGTAAGTGGTGCTTCTATGAATCCGGCACGTAGCCTTGCCCCTGCGCTGCTTAGTATGCATATGAGTACCTTATGGATTTACTTGCTTGCACCAATTACCGGAGCCATTGGTGCTGCGTTTTTATGGCGATGGCTTACAGCAAACAGGAATTAG
- a CDS encoding adenylate kinase, translating into MLNIVLFGPPGAGKGTQSDKLIAEYNLVHLSTGDIFRANIKGGTELGLLAKSYMDKGDLVPDEVTIRMLESEVDKHVDPQGFIFDGFPRTAAQAKALDNFLESKNTSITMMLALEVEEEELKKRLLLRGKDSGRADDQDPAIIEQRIREYNAKTAPLKEYYSKQGKFKAIDGIGTIDNIFEKLCAAIG; encoded by the coding sequence ATGCTTAATATAGTATTATTTGGCCCTCCGGGTGCGGGCAAGGGAACACAAAGCGATAAATTAATTGCAGAGTATAATTTGGTACACCTCAGTACCGGTGATATTTTCAGAGCCAATATAAAGGGTGGAACCGAGTTGGGTTTGCTTGCCAAAAGCTATATGGACAAAGGCGATTTAGTACCCGATGAAGTAACCATACGTATGCTCGAATCCGAAGTTGATAAACATGTTGACCCACAGGGATTTATATTTGATGGATTCCCTCGCACTGCGGCACAAGCCAAAGCCTTGGATAATTTTTTAGAGTCAAAAAATACGTCCATCACTATGATGTTGGCACTTGAAGTAGAGGAGGAGGAATTAAAAAAGAGACTTTTGTTGCGTGGCAAAGATTCGGGACGTGCCGATGATCAGGACCCTGCCATTATTGAACAACGTATTCGTGAGTACAATGCAAAAACAGCACCGCTCAAGGAGTATTATAGTAAACAGGGAAAATTCAAAGCCATTGATGGTATTGGAACTATCGATAACATTTTTGAGAAGCTTTGCGCAGCTATTGGCTAA
- a CDS encoding DUF2132 domain-containing protein gives MHGITLQSIVEHLHKQYGWEKLGELININCFKENPSVKSSLTFLRKTEWARKKVENLYLKSLKSK, from the coding sequence TTGCATGGAATTACCTTGCAATCAATCGTTGAACATTTACACAAACAATATGGCTGGGAGAAACTTGGTGAACTCATCAACATCAATTGTTTTAAGGAAAACCCTAGTGTAAAATCGAGTTTGACTTTTTTGCGCAAAACAGAATGGGCTAGAAAAAAAGTAGAAAACTTATACCTGAAATCATTAAAAAGTAAATGA
- a CDS encoding sulfotransferase: MWSYAFVEGRPVTTKGQWMNPLVFANMRLAKMGLITKKVEQPIFILGTGRSGTTILGIVMSMHRDIAFLNEPKALWHSVFPNEDLIGSYSRGDAKYIMTEKDSDASSIKKMHHIFGYYLSTVFSKRVLDKYPELVFRIPFLKSIFPDFKAIFLYRNGWDTAISSAGWSTIHGEQVKDETHNWWGVNNRKWKLLCDQVIAIDDELGQHSKQISAFENEVDKSIVEWIISMKYGMDVCKKYPKQIIGISYEDLTSKPEETIARIVKFCNLPNDNRLMGYAHRTLSPAPSKSPIALNPLLQAPFNRIMQEMGYAV, translated from the coding sequence TTGTGGTCCTATGCGTTTGTAGAAGGCCGTCCGGTAACCACCAAAGGCCAATGGATGAATCCATTGGTATTTGCAAATATGCGTTTAGCCAAAATGGGATTGATAACGAAAAAGGTAGAGCAACCCATTTTTATTTTAGGTACCGGCCGCAGTGGCACTACAATACTTGGAATTGTGATGAGTATGCATCGTGATATTGCTTTCCTGAATGAGCCCAAAGCACTTTGGCATTCTGTTTTTCCAAATGAGGATTTAATAGGAAGTTACTCGCGTGGCGATGCCAAGTATATTATGACTGAAAAGGATTCTGATGCTTCCTCCATAAAAAAGATGCATCACATTTTTGGATATTACTTGTCAACAGTTTTTTCGAAGCGCGTACTCGACAAATATCCCGAATTGGTTTTCAGAATCCCTTTTTTAAAAAGTATATTCCCCGATTTTAAGGCCATCTTTTTATATCGAAATGGATGGGATACCGCCATATCAAGTGCGGGATGGAGCACCATACACGGTGAGCAGGTGAAAGACGAAACCCATAATTGGTGGGGAGTAAATAACCGCAAATGGAAGTTGCTTTGCGATCAGGTAATAGCTATTGACGATGAACTGGGGCAGCACAGCAAGCAGATAAGTGCGTTTGAAAACGAGGTTGACAAGTCGATAGTAGAGTGGATTATAAGTATGAAATACGGAATGGATGTTTGTAAGAAATATCCGAAACAAATAATTGGCATCAGCTACGAAGACCTTACCTCCAAGCCGGAAGAAACAATTGCCAGAATCGTTAAGTTTTGCAACTTGCCAAACGACAACCGATTGATGGGGTATGCCCACAGAACCTTAAGCCCTGCACCCTCAAAAAGTCCGATAGCCCTTAATCCCTTATTGCAAGCACCTTTTAATAGAATCATGCAGGAAATGGGATACGCTGTGTGA
- a CDS encoding sulfotransferase domain-containing protein gives MSDHPEVICSQDKETNFFIYTKYKTNARPLSEYALQWPDYKNEKIIMEASPGYFYGGNATATEIKDKCNNPKILVMLREPADRLYSFFQRKKEMLFLPEDISLEKYIAQCNSYSDAQLVEEKNHMYTGVVFGHYSKHLNEWYQAFGSNLRVSFFDDLREPRKFMKELSTWLGIDASFYDTYNFDVKNKSGKYKNKLIHTVAVKLNFGLQRFWRNNPQLKKKLRDTYYSINRGNKKVSADDSETIVKNKLREHYKPYNKQLADILTKNGITKLPGWLQN, from the coding sequence TTGAGCGATCATCCGGAAGTGATATGCTCCCAGGATAAAGAGACCAATTTTTTTATTTATACCAAGTATAAAACCAATGCTCGTCCACTAAGCGAGTATGCTTTGCAATGGCCAGACTATAAAAACGAGAAGATAATAATGGAAGCTTCTCCGGGATATTTTTACGGTGGTAATGCAACGGCTACCGAAATAAAAGACAAGTGCAACAATCCTAAAATACTAGTAATGTTGCGCGAACCTGCTGACCGGTTGTATTCTTTTTTTCAACGAAAAAAAGAAATGCTTTTTTTGCCTGAAGATATCTCTCTCGAAAAGTATATTGCCCAATGCAATTCATATTCGGATGCACAGTTGGTGGAGGAAAAAAATCATATGTACACGGGAGTAGTTTTTGGACATTACAGTAAGCACCTCAACGAGTGGTACCAAGCATTTGGCTCCAATCTTCGCGTTTCTTTTTTCGATGACTTACGCGAACCTCGTAAGTTTATGAAAGAACTCTCAACCTGGCTAGGAATAGACGCTTCCTTTTACGATACATATAATTTTGATGTAAAAAACAAATCGGGCAAATACAAGAATAAGCTGATACATACCGTTGCCGTAAAACTGAATTTTGGCTTACAACGTTTTTGGCGCAACAATCCACAGCTTAAAAAGAAATTGCGCGATACTTATTATTCTATCAATCGCGGTAATAAAAAAGTTTCGGCAGATGATTCTGAAACGATTGTAAAAAATAAATTGCGCGAACATTACAAACCTTACAATAAGCAGTTAGCAGACATACTAACCAAAAACGGCATAACTAAATTGCCGGGATGGTTGCAAAACTAA
- a CDS encoding glycosyltransferase family 4 protein, with protein sequence MKILLVHKFWRTLSGAEMYFHDVERLLRQQGNDVKVFTTNYNCEGGIDEKEVRDDVVYGEPANYLKGSMLSRITNLPDLIYNKKNKAAFKKLLRDFKPDMVHCFSLYIVLSPSLLDACREEGVPVVMSCNDYKHICTNYRLYHHGKICMDCKGGKLWKPLVNNCCKHSFAFSVASTIESYVHEWMDIYRKNIDAFLFESEFMMNATRSFWGNKKYDLQFLGKPFHAPTYQAHPEADDYALFMGRLSDEKGIDILLKAAQLAPEVKIKIVGKGPYEEELKKLATQLQLTNVEFAGSMWGDLAKDQIRKSRFVILPSVWHENFSYVITETFALGKALLGSDTGGTPENIIPGETGYVFPNYDYKKLAELMQKMWENKEGTVKMGLRAKELVDAKFNDTVFYKRLMEIYNGVIEKRKQKV encoded by the coding sequence ATGAAGATATTATTAGTACATAAATTCTGGCGCACACTTAGCGGTGCTGAAATGTATTTTCATGATGTGGAACGCCTCTTGCGACAACAAGGCAACGATGTAAAAGTGTTTACCACTAATTATAATTGCGAAGGCGGAATTGATGAAAAAGAAGTGCGAGACGATGTTGTCTATGGTGAGCCGGCTAATTACCTCAAAGGTTCAATGCTTAGCCGTATTACTAATTTGCCCGATTTAATTTACAACAAAAAGAACAAAGCAGCTTTCAAAAAATTACTTCGCGATTTTAAACCGGATATGGTACATTGCTTTTCGCTCTACATTGTGCTATCTCCAAGTTTACTCGATGCTTGTCGCGAAGAGGGAGTGCCCGTAGTAATGTCGTGCAACGATTACAAACACATTTGCACCAATTATCGCCTGTATCATCATGGCAAAATTTGTATGGACTGCAAAGGAGGTAAGCTATGGAAGCCATTGGTAAATAATTGTTGTAAGCACTCGTTTGCATTTAGTGTAGCATCAACCATCGAATCGTATGTGCATGAGTGGATGGATATTTATCGTAAAAATATTGATGCCTTTTTATTCGAAAGCGAGTTTATGATGAATGCTACCCGATCATTTTGGGGTAACAAAAAGTATGACTTGCAATTTTTAGGAAAACCGTTTCATGCCCCTACTTATCAGGCCCACCCCGAGGCAGATGATTATGCACTCTTTATGGGAAGGCTTAGCGATGAAAAGGGAATTGATATATTGCTAAAGGCTGCACAACTTGCACCCGAAGTAAAAATAAAAATTGTTGGCAAGGGCCCTTACGAAGAAGAATTAAAAAAACTAGCAACTCAGTTGCAGTTGACAAATGTTGAGTTTGCTGGAAGCATGTGGGGCGATTTGGCAAAAGATCAGATTCGTAAATCCCGATTTGTAATATTGCCTTCGGTTTGGCACGAGAATTTTTCATACGTAATAACTGAAACATTTGCATTAGGCAAAGCCTTGCTGGGAAGCGATACCGGTGGAACTCCCGAGAATATTATACCGGGCGAAACAGGTTATGTATTCCCTAATTATGATTATAAAAAACTGGCAGAGCTAATGCAAAAAATGTGGGAAAATAAAGAAGGTACTGTTAAGATGGGATTGCGCGCAAAAGAATTAGTAGATGCTAAATTTAATGATACTGTTTTTTATAAGCGATTGATGGAGATTTACAATGGAGTAATAGAAAAGAGAAAGCAGAAAGTATAA
- a CDS encoding O-antigen ligase family protein produces MKFKFSTIILLLMVFAPFDLLVLKFLPLPEKVYGFARFGVEFSIYGIFFFLILRNMVFGKLLTRTPIDIPLVLFFAVSILSIIVNRVPIGPALVGWRDLWRFVVLFYILTNINLDERFHRKVITMFVVIGCMQGAIALYQHFAGIDKFFLPRATTVEIAGKVTNYKLLAENNKTYEKGSGVGTICDAVQLANYLLICLAVVVPLFLHYSRITLYKRMFNLIAFGLILVGIFMSYSRISTLFALLSIFITFIAARELKRLFPIAITGALIIIITLAVVAVVPSNKSSTYYNPRLKETSPIENFTQIFSSSLAEKSFETSRGYVIANALPALIKSLNLIGYGPDVDNSLYKLVQKI; encoded by the coding sequence GTGAAGTTTAAATTCAGCACAATTATTTTATTGTTGATGGTGTTTGCACCATTCGATTTACTTGTGCTCAAGTTTTTGCCTTTACCCGAAAAAGTTTATGGCTTTGCGCGCTTTGGTGTAGAGTTTTCCATTTATGGCATTTTCTTCTTCCTGATTTTGCGCAACATGGTGTTTGGCAAATTGCTAACGCGCACTCCCATTGATATTCCACTTGTGTTATTTTTTGCGGTAAGTATCTTATCCATCATTGTAAACCGCGTGCCCATAGGGCCCGCGTTGGTGGGTTGGCGCGATTTGTGGCGATTTGTGGTCTTGTTCTATATACTTACCAATATAAATTTAGATGAGCGATTTCATCGAAAGGTGATAACCATGTTTGTCGTCATTGGTTGCATGCAAGGCGCAATTGCCTTGTATCAGCATTTTGCCGGAATCGATAAATTCTTTTTGCCTCGCGCCACCACAGTAGAAATTGCAGGCAAGGTTACCAATTATAAGTTGCTAGCAGAGAATAATAAAACCTATGAAAAAGGATCAGGCGTTGGAACGATATGCGATGCAGTGCAATTGGCCAATTACCTGCTTATTTGCCTGGCAGTTGTTGTTCCCCTGTTTTTGCATTACTCGCGTATTACATTGTATAAGCGCATGTTCAATCTGATTGCCTTTGGATTAATTCTGGTAGGAATATTTATGTCCTACTCACGCATCTCTACCTTATTTGCTTTGCTCTCTATCTTCATTACTTTTATTGCAGCGCGCGAGCTTAAGCGCCTGTTTCCAATTGCCATTACCGGTGCTTTAATTATTATCATTACCTTGGCAGTAGTGGCAGTAGTGCCAAGTAATAAAAGCAGCACTTATTATAATCCGCGTTTAAAGGAAACTTCGCCCATCGAAAATTTTACACAAATATTTTCATCGAGCCTTGCCGAAAAATCTTTTGAAACATCGCGGGGTTATGTGATTGCAAATGCCTTGCCTGCTCTAATTAAAAGTCTCAATCTTATCGGCTATGGCCCCGATGTAGACAACTCCTTATATAAGCTCGTGCAAAAGATTTAG
- a CDS encoding sulfotransferase domain-containing protein — protein sequence MASHNYSYCIIAGSTKCATTSVFAWLADHPMVCGSVVKESRFFWDNTYPMPSTGYHYSNGISSFQSIFKCEKNETILLEATPDYMYGDTTASIINSAISGVKIIFVLRHPVDRLVSWYKFAAQRNLFDSQTTFEQYVNMQVMQPDAITPQHLRAMEQGRYAFYLKKYAHTL from the coding sequence ATGGCTTCGCACAATTACTCATACTGCATTATAGCTGGTAGCACCAAGTGCGCCACCACTTCGGTATTTGCCTGGTTAGCCGACCACCCTATGGTATGTGGTTCGGTTGTTAAGGAAAGCCGTTTTTTTTGGGACAATACTTATCCCATGCCTTCAACAGGATATCATTATAGTAATGGTATCAGCAGTTTTCAATCAATCTTCAAATGTGAGAAGAACGAAACCATACTCCTTGAAGCTACTCCCGACTATATGTATGGCGATACAACTGCTTCCATTATTAATTCAGCGATAAGTGGAGTGAAAATAATTTTTGTGTTACGCCATCCGGTGGACCGCTTGGTGTCGTGGTACAAGTTTGCCGCACAACGAAATTTGTTTGATAGCCAAACCACTTTTGAGCAGTATGTGAATATGCAGGTTATGCAGCCTGATGCCATAACTCCGCAGCATTTGCGTGCCATGGAGCAAGGACGATATGCGTTTTATCTTAAAAAATATGCGCATACATTGTAG
- a CDS encoding 2-oxoglutarate dehydrogenase E1 component, which translates to MAQVESKSYLSNGELRAIEDIYKQYLANPELVELGWRKFFEGFEFAQTDLSQLSLKQAPTQGFTAIGENSIQLQKEFNVINLINGYRMRGHLFTHTNPVRERRKYTPTLDVENFGLTKDDLQQTFQAGNEIGLGPAKLSDIVAHLQATYCRSVGAEFKYIPNPDVVKWFEERMERCRNEENFSIDVKRRILQKLNEAVAFENFLHTKFVGQKRFSLEGCETLIPALDVVVDYGADLGIKEFVIGMAHRGRLNVLSNILQKTREQIFTEFEGKEFELTGFDGDVKYHLGYSTDVETTNGHTVHLSLAPNPSHLEAVDPVVQGIVRSKIDNQNGKEDDIAAILIHGDAAIAAQGIVYEVIQMSMLDGYRTGGTIHLIVNNQIGFTTNYLDARSSTYCTDVAKVTKSPVFHVNGDDVEALVYTIKLAIEYRQKYHRDVFVDILGYRKYGHNEGDEPRFTQPLLYKAIAVHPNPREIYNQKLLQSGAVEASLAKEMEKEFKALLQQDLDKAKQNQKTKITEVLDGSWSGLRVATDSDLFQEPDTAVDLKSFNTIFEKITALSADKKFFNKITRLFDDRKQMLVNDKIDWAMGELMAYATLLNEGFPVRLSGQDVQRGTFSHRHAVVRVEDSEEEYIPLNNINPSQAKFSIYNSLLSEYGVLGFEYGYAFSSPNSLIIWEAQFGDFMNGAQIIIDQYLSSAEDKWRRMNGLVMLLPHGYEGQGAEHSSARLERWLSLCAENNMQIVNCTSPANFFHALRRQLKRNFRKPLVVLTPKSLLRHPQCVSVASDFTKGKFQALIDDADAKAANVEQVVFCSGKIYYDLLPSRNAHTAIVRIEQLYPFPQAAFNAVLKKYDKATRLVWVQEEPENMGACTFLMRQLRAYNIHYICRPESASPATGSHKAHENEQHDLVKSVFNF; encoded by the coding sequence ATGGCACAAGTAGAAAGCAAATCGTATTTAAGCAATGGTGAGTTAAGGGCTATTGAAGATATATATAAACAATATTTAGCCAATCCTGAATTGGTCGAATTGGGTTGGAGGAAGTTTTTCGAAGGTTTCGAATTTGCACAAACCGATTTATCGCAACTTAGTTTAAAACAAGCCCCCACACAGGGATTTACTGCTATTGGCGAAAATTCAATTCAACTCCAAAAGGAGTTTAATGTAATCAACCTGATTAACGGTTATCGCATGCGCGGACATTTGTTTACCCATACCAACCCTGTTCGTGAGCGCAGAAAGTATACACCTACATTAGACGTTGAAAACTTTGGTTTAACAAAAGATGATTTGCAACAAACCTTTCAGGCAGGTAACGAAATTGGACTTGGCCCGGCAAAGTTGTCAGATATAGTGGCTCATTTGCAAGCAACCTATTGCCGCAGTGTGGGTGCAGAGTTTAAATATATTCCAAACCCTGATGTAGTAAAATGGTTTGAAGAACGAATGGAACGTTGTCGCAACGAAGAAAACTTTTCCATTGATGTGAAGCGCAGAATTTTACAAAAACTAAATGAGGCAGTTGCCTTTGAGAATTTTTTGCACACCAAATTTGTTGGGCAAAAAAGATTCTCGCTCGAGGGTTGCGAAACGCTAATTCCTGCTCTGGATGTGGTGGTTGATTATGGAGCCGATCTGGGAATAAAGGAATTTGTGATAGGCATGGCGCACCGGGGCCGCCTAAATGTGTTGAGCAATATTTTGCAAAAAACCCGTGAGCAGATTTTTACTGAATTTGAAGGAAAGGAATTTGAACTAACCGGATTTGATGGCGATGTAAAATATCACTTAGGATATAGTACCGATGTAGAAACTACTAATGGTCATACAGTGCATTTAAGCCTTGCGCCAAATCCATCACATCTCGAAGCAGTTGATCCGGTGGTACAAGGAATAGTGCGCAGTAAAATTGATAATCAAAATGGCAAAGAAGATGATATAGCCGCTATTCTTATACATGGCGATGCAGCAATTGCAGCGCAGGGTATTGTTTACGAAGTAATACAAATGAGTATGCTCGATGGTTATCGCACCGGAGGCACCATTCATTTGATAGTTAACAATCAAATTGGTTTTACCACCAATTACCTGGATGCACGCTCAAGTACCTATTGTACCGATGTAGCCAAGGTTACCAAGAGTCCTGTGTTTCACGTAAATGGCGATGATGTGGAGGCACTCGTATATACCATCAAATTAGCAATTGAATATCGTCAAAAGTATCATCGCGATGTATTTGTTGATATACTTGGCTACCGAAAGTATGGACATAATGAGGGCGATGAGCCACGTTTTACGCAACCATTACTTTATAAAGCCATTGCTGTACATCCTAATCCACGCGAAATATATAATCAGAAATTATTGCAATCAGGTGCAGTAGAGGCCAGCCTTGCCAAGGAAATGGAAAAGGAATTTAAGGCGCTTTTGCAGCAAGACTTGGACAAAGCAAAGCAAAATCAAAAAACAAAAATCACGGAGGTTTTAGATGGTTCATGGAGCGGATTGCGAGTTGCTACGGATAGCGATTTATTCCAGGAACCTGATACCGCTGTTGATCTTAAAAGCTTCAATACTATTTTTGAAAAAATAACCGCCTTGTCAGCAGATAAGAAATTCTTTAATAAAATAACCCGCTTATTTGATGACAGAAAGCAAATGCTTGTTAACGATAAGATAGATTGGGCTATGGGAGAGTTGATGGCATATGCAACCTTGCTTAACGAAGGTTTTCCTGTGCGCCTGTCGGGGCAGGATGTGCAGCGGGGTACTTTTAGTCACCGCCATGCAGTGGTGCGTGTAGAAGATAGCGAAGAGGAGTACATTCCATTAAATAATATTAACCCATCGCAAGCAAAATTTTCCATTTACAATTCCTTATTGAGCGAGTATGGTGTGTTGGGTTTCGAGTATGGATATGCTTTTAGTTCGCCAAACTCATTGATTATTTGGGAAGCACAGTTTGGAGATTTTATGAATGGGGCACAAATAATTATTGACCAATACCTAAGTAGTGCCGAAGATAAATGGCGCAGAATGAATGGGCTGGTCATGTTGTTGCCGCATGGTTACGAAGGACAGGGAGCAGAGCATAGCAGCGCACGTTTAGAAAGATGGCTAAGCCTTTGTGCCGAAAATAATATGCAAATAGTAAATTGCACTTCGCCAGCCAATTTTTTCCATGCCTTACGCAGACAGTTGAAGCGTAATTTCAGAAAGCCCCTGGTGGTATTAACCCCCAAGAGCTTACTGCGGCATCCGCAATGCGTTTCAGTTGCAAGCGATTTTACAAAAGGAAAGTTTCAGGCATTGATAGATGATGCAGATGCTAAGGCTGCCAATGTAGAACAAGTGGTATTTTGCAGTGGCAAAATTTATTACGACTTATTGCCCTCACGAAACGCACATACCGCGATTGTTAGGATAGAGCAACTTTATCCTTTTCCTCAAGCAGCATTTAATGCTGTTTTGAAAAAGTATGATAAAGCCACCCGCCTGGTATGGGTGCAGGAAGAGCCTGAAAACATGGGTGCATGTACCTTCCTCATGAGGCAATTGCGAGCATACAACATACACTATATATGTCGGCCCGAAAGTGCAAGCCCGGCTACGGGATCGCATAAAGCTCATGAGAACGAACAGCACGACTTGGTAAAGTCGGTTTTTAACTTTTAA